One Sulfurirhabdus autotrophica DNA window includes the following coding sequences:
- the lolD gene encoding lipoprotein-releasing ABC transporter ATP-binding protein LolD: MNKAQDMVLACQDLHKVYKQGRFEVPVLFGINMSVAKGETVAIVGASGSGKSTLLHLLGGLDSASSGSVEIMGRDIQHMSEADRGYLRNQSLGFVYQFHHLLPEFSALENVAMPLLIRRMAKSEAYQTAEAVLNDVGLGHRLSHNPGELSGGERQRAAIARALVTRPACVLADEPTGNLDRHTAEGIQDLMMNLNASYKTSFLVVTHDMNLASRMQRIMKLDDGVLTNA, translated from the coding sequence ATGAATAAGGCTCAGGATATGGTTCTTGCATGTCAGGATTTGCACAAGGTATACAAGCAGGGCAGGTTTGAAGTGCCTGTATTGTTCGGCATCAATATGTCGGTTGCAAAGGGAGAAACCGTTGCAATTGTTGGGGCTTCCGGCTCCGGTAAAAGTACACTGCTGCATCTTCTGGGCGGATTGGATAGTGCTTCCAGCGGTTCAGTAGAAATCATGGGGCGGGATATTCAGCATATGAGTGAAGCTGATCGCGGATATCTGCGTAATCAGTCACTGGGTTTTGTCTATCAGTTCCACCACTTGTTACCGGAATTCAGTGCGCTGGAAAATGTTGCCATGCCGCTGTTGATCAGGCGCATGGCCAAGAGTGAAGCTTATCAGACTGCAGAAGCGGTATTAAATGATGTGGGGTTGGGGCACAGGTTGTCGCATAATCCCGGCGAGCTTTCAGGTGGTGAGCGTCAGCGTGCGGCCATTGCCAGAGCCTTGGTCACCCGGCCTGCTTGCGTCCTGGCCGATGAACCTACCGGCAATCTGGACCGGCATACTGCTGAAGGTATTCAGGATTTGATGATGAACTTGAATGCGTCCTACAAAACCAGCTTTTTGGTGGTGACACACGACATGAATCTGGCATCGCGCATGCAACGCATTATGAAGCTGGATGATGGCGTTTTAACAAACGCCTGA
- a CDS encoding phosphoglycerate mutase → MEAWLCEIFGIEKQQDWPVAPLTLTTDGGMPEQYYWLRADPVHLRVQRDQIILADSGTLTITQNEADALTESLNRHFEQDGMLFYGLRPDRWYLRLTTPPAIQTHMLPEVAGNNIDELLPFGPEGMRWHGLFNEIQMLFHDHPVNEQREMQGEMPINSVWIWGGGILPSVQKTPFSSIWCNDNFARTLAHITQTKFSNLPENGTAFLEQTDKEGKCLIVLDILRGAGQYGDVYGWQEGMQSLEQQWFSPLLQALKNRNLTALTIHAGAGKEIRTFTLAPSDLWKIWRRNKPLKSYME, encoded by the coding sequence ATGGAAGCTTGGCTATGTGAGATTTTCGGAATTGAAAAGCAACAAGACTGGCCTGTTGCACCGCTAACACTTACTACAGATGGAGGTATGCCAGAGCAATATTACTGGTTGAGAGCAGATCCGGTGCATTTGCGCGTACAACGCGACCAGATTATTCTTGCAGACAGTGGCACATTAACCATAACGCAAAACGAGGCCGATGCACTGACCGAATCACTCAATCGCCATTTTGAACAGGATGGGATGCTGTTTTACGGGCTAAGGCCTGATCGCTGGTATCTCCGGCTCACCACCCCTCCTGCAATACAAACCCATATGCTGCCAGAGGTTGCCGGGAATAATATTGACGAGTTGTTGCCTTTTGGTCCCGAAGGTATGCGCTGGCACGGTCTTTTCAACGAAATCCAAATGTTATTTCACGATCACCCTGTTAATGAACAACGGGAAATGCAGGGTGAAATGCCTATTAACAGCGTCTGGATATGGGGAGGCGGCATTTTACCCAGCGTTCAAAAAACACCTTTCTCAAGCATCTGGTGTAATGATAATTTTGCCCGTACATTGGCGCATATTACACAAACAAAATTTTCCAACTTACCTGAAAATGGTACTGCATTCCTTGAACAGACCGACAAGGAGGGAAAATGCCTCATCGTACTGGATATTCTTCGCGGTGCCGGGCAATATGGGGATGTGTACGGCTGGCAGGAAGGCATGCAATCACTGGAACAGCAGTGGTTCTCTCCCCTGCTTCAGGCACTGAAAAACAGAAACTTGACTGCGTTAACTATTCATGCCGGAGCCGGCAAAGAAATTCGGACATTTACACTTGCTCCTAGCGATTTGTGGAAAATATGGCGTCGAAATAAACCACTTAAGTCCTACATGGAATAA
- a CDS encoding DUF3096 domain-containing protein yields MNLHLNFGPLAALIAGILILLMPRMLNLIVAIYLIIIGLAGLFGTRLFNF; encoded by the coding sequence ATGAATTTGCACCTGAACTTTGGCCCACTCGCAGCATTAATCGCAGGCATTCTTATTTTGTTAATGCCCAGAATGCTTAACCTGATTGTTGCTATTTATTTGATTATTATCGGCTTGGCAGGCCTCTTTGGCACTCGCCTTTTTAACTTTTAA
- a CDS encoding lipoprotein-releasing ABC transporter permease subunit, giving the protein MQPFELFIGLRYTRAKRRNHFISFISLISMLGIALGVAALIVVLSVMNGFQEELRARILGVAAHAQISGLDNTLSNWQSVESQAIKHPEVVAAAPYIMAQGMLSFDQNVQGVIIRGILPEYEDKVADIGQHMKAGKLTNLRAGEFGIVLGSELARALGVGIGEKLVLIAPQGQVTPAGILPRLKQFRVVGIFEVGMYEYDNGLALIDMADAQKLYRMEDKVSGIRLKLKDLYKAPQVAQELSAMLSSDLYISDWTRQHANFFRAIQIEKNVMFIILLLIVAVAAFNIVSTLVMVVTDKQADIAILRTLGASPGSIMKIFIVQGALIGVIGTMMGLLGGVTLAMNIDVVVPAIERLFGIHFLAKDIYYISELPSKLEINDVMVIGAVSLVLSLLATLYPSWRASKTNPAEALRYE; this is encoded by the coding sequence GTGCAACCATTCGAACTCTTTATCGGCCTGCGCTATACACGCGCCAAACGCCGCAATCATTTCATTTCTTTCATTTCTCTGATTTCCATGCTGGGTATTGCGTTGGGAGTGGCAGCCCTGATTGTTGTCCTTTCAGTGATGAATGGGTTTCAGGAAGAGCTGCGGGCACGAATTCTGGGAGTAGCAGCACATGCGCAAATAAGCGGCCTCGATAATACGCTTTCAAATTGGCAAAGTGTCGAATCGCAGGCCATCAAGCATCCGGAAGTCGTTGCTGCTGCGCCTTATATCATGGCGCAGGGTATGTTGTCGTTCGATCAGAATGTTCAGGGCGTGATTATCCGCGGGATTCTGCCGGAGTATGAAGATAAGGTGGCAGATATTGGTCAGCATATGAAAGCAGGCAAACTGACCAATTTGCGTGCTGGTGAATTCGGGATTGTGCTTGGGTCTGAACTGGCGCGCGCTTTAGGTGTCGGGATTGGTGAAAAACTGGTATTGATTGCGCCGCAGGGGCAAGTCACCCCTGCCGGTATTTTGCCGCGACTGAAACAGTTCAGAGTGGTCGGTATTTTTGAAGTTGGGATGTATGAGTACGATAACGGTCTTGCGTTGATTGATATGGCGGATGCGCAGAAATTGTATCGCATGGAAGACAAGGTTTCCGGTATTCGCCTCAAGCTGAAAGACTTGTACAAGGCGCCTCAGGTGGCACAGGAATTGAGTGCGATGCTTTCAAGTGATTTGTACATCAGCGACTGGACTCGTCAACACGCCAACTTTTTCCGGGCGATCCAGATTGAAAAGAATGTGATGTTTATTATTTTATTGTTGATTGTCGCAGTTGCTGCCTTCAATATTGTCTCAACGCTGGTAATGGTGGTAACTGACAAACAGGCCGATATCGCGATATTGCGGACATTGGGGGCTTCTCCGGGCAGCATCATGAAGATCTTTATAGTGCAGGGTGCGTTGATCGGTGTGATTGGCACCATGATGGGATTGCTCGGTGGCGTGACCCTGGCTATGAATATTGATGTGGTAGTGCCAGCCATTGAAAGGCTTTTCGGTATCCATTTTCTGGCAAAGGATATTTATTACATCAGCGAGCTGCCTTCAAAACTGGAAATAAACGATGTAATGGTGATTGGCGCAGTATCACTTGTTTTGAGTTTGCTGGCTACGTTATACCCCAGTTGGCGCGCATCCAAAACCAATCCGGCAGAGGCATTAAGATATGAATAA
- a CDS encoding OmpA family protein: MRKLIISIFAATLALTGCANMSETQRGTATGAGIGAGLGAILGATTGDGGGGRAATGAALGGIAGAVAGNVWSTRMEKQKQDMEQATQGTGVQVSQTADNRLKLDIPSDISFDTGRSDIKSNFRPILDKFAASLADNPATMVTIVGHTDNTGSDAINDPLSVERATRTRDYLTTRGVAPARFTINGRGSHEPVASNDTSAGRAQNRRVEIYVAETKR; encoded by the coding sequence ATGCGTAAACTCATTATAAGCATCTTCGCCGCTACCCTCGCACTCACAGGCTGTGCAAACATGTCAGAAACCCAACGCGGAACAGCGACAGGCGCTGGAATTGGAGCAGGTCTTGGCGCGATTCTGGGCGCAACTACCGGTGACGGTGGTGGTGGCCGTGCAGCAACAGGTGCTGCATTAGGTGGTATTGCTGGTGCAGTTGCTGGTAATGTATGGTCTACCCGAATGGAAAAACAGAAACAGGATATGGAACAAGCCACACAGGGAACAGGCGTACAAGTCAGCCAGACTGCGGATAACCGTTTGAAACTGGACATCCCTAGCGACATCTCATTTGATACCGGCCGCTCAGATATCAAATCAAATTTCCGCCCTATTCTGGATAAATTTGCTGCAAGCCTGGCCGACAATCCGGCAACCATGGTCACTATCGTCGGCCATACAGACAACACTGGCAGCGATGCTATCAACGACCCACTTTCCGTTGAACGCGCGACTCGCACACGCGATTACTTAACAACAAGAGGTGTCGCCCCTGCACGATTCACTATAAACGGCCGAGGTTCACATGAGCCAGTCGCTTCTAATGATACAAGCGCTGGCCGCGCCCAAAACCGTCGTGTAGAAATTTACGTCGCTGAGACGAAACGATAA
- a CDS encoding secondary thiamine-phosphate synthase enzyme YjbQ — translation MRQTTYQIEMNTQGKGLYSFTDQINHWVKLSGLQMGLLTIFVKHTSASLLIQENYDPDVQTDLERFFSRLVPEGDPIYSHVLEGPDDMPAHVRAALTQTHLSIPVVAGKPALGTWQGVYLYEHRTESQRRHVLLHLIGE, via the coding sequence ATGAGGCAAACAACCTATCAGATAGAAATGAATACACAAGGGAAAGGTCTTTACAGCTTTACCGATCAGATAAATCATTGGGTGAAGTTATCCGGCCTGCAAATGGGTCTGCTGACGATTTTTGTGAAACACACTTCTGCCAGCCTGCTGATACAGGAAAATTATGATCCTGATGTGCAGACCGATCTGGAACGGTTTTTTTCTCGTTTGGTACCGGAAGGCGATCCCATCTACAGTCACGTTCTGGAAGGGCCGGACGATATGCCTGCCCATGTGAGGGCTGCTTTGACCCAAACCCATTTGTCGATTCCGGTCGTTGCGGGAAAACCTGCATTAGGTACCTGGCAGGGGGTTTACCTGTATGAACATCGAACCGAATCACAGCGACGGCATGTGTTATTGCATCTAATTGGGGAATAA
- the recJ gene encoding single-stranded-DNA-specific exonuclease RecJ, whose protein sequence is MPKISTRNYSSETAKELTQQGLHPVLARIFSARGIISSTQLESDLSGLIPPKQLTNTEKMASLLADAIEQKKRLIIIADYDSDGATACAVAIRALREFGAIVDYIVPNRFEYGYGLTPEIVQLAATKQPDILITVDNGIASVAGVAEANRLGMEVLVTDHHLPGNELPKAACIVNPNQPGCPFPSKNLAGVGVIFYVMLALRVELRNRGVFENKQEPNLGNILDLVALGTVADVVKLDDNNRILVQQGLKRIRSGKAHAGIKALYRVSGRDFRKASTYDLGFMLGPRLNAAGRLDDMALGIECLITDNEFRALEIAQRLDTLNRERREIEADMQLSALAVLDTMVVEDSYSLSLYDPEWHQGVIGILASRIKEKFHRPVITFAPGNDGEIKGSGRSVAGLHLRDALDLVSKRHPDLIRKFGGHAFAAGLTIMASSFDMFTQAFEKVARELLSPNDLERIIETDGNLLPDEMTMELATLIENHVWGQGFPQPTFQDEFIVEQQRLVGEKHMKLRLNNGKRSFEAIQFFRESPVPDKIQAAFQLSINEYNGSRTLQLMVQHCEPSE, encoded by the coding sequence ATGCCCAAAATTTCAACTCGCAATTATTCAAGCGAAACAGCTAAGGAATTGACTCAGCAAGGACTGCACCCCGTGTTAGCACGTATTTTTTCTGCCCGCGGCATTATTAGTTCAACGCAGCTTGAAAGTGATTTAAGTGGCCTGATCCCCCCCAAGCAACTCACTAATACAGAAAAAATGGCGAGTTTGCTGGCTGACGCGATCGAGCAAAAGAAACGACTGATCATCATTGCGGATTATGACTCTGATGGCGCAACGGCCTGCGCAGTGGCAATCAGAGCATTACGTGAATTTGGTGCCATTGTGGATTACATCGTTCCTAACCGTTTTGAATACGGCTATGGACTAACACCTGAAATCGTTCAACTTGCAGCAACAAAGCAGCCGGATATTCTGATAACCGTAGATAACGGCATCGCTAGTGTGGCTGGAGTTGCAGAAGCCAATCGATTGGGTATGGAAGTACTGGTGACTGATCATCACTTACCCGGAAACGAACTACCGAAAGCTGCATGCATAGTCAATCCAAATCAGCCCGGCTGCCCTTTTCCCAGTAAAAATCTGGCGGGAGTAGGCGTAATATTTTACGTCATGCTGGCCTTACGGGTAGAGCTAAGGAACCGGGGTGTTTTTGAAAACAAACAGGAACCTAATTTAGGCAACATTCTTGATCTTGTGGCACTGGGAACCGTAGCTGACGTGGTTAAACTGGACGATAACAACCGCATTCTTGTCCAGCAGGGTTTAAAGCGCATACGTTCCGGTAAGGCCCATGCGGGCATTAAGGCCTTGTATCGCGTTTCTGGCAGAGACTTCCGCAAGGCATCTACCTATGACTTGGGCTTTATGCTGGGGCCGAGGCTTAATGCGGCTGGCCGCCTTGATGATATGGCACTGGGGATTGAATGCCTGATTACAGACAATGAATTCCGCGCGCTGGAAATTGCTCAGAGGCTTGACACATTGAACCGTGAACGACGTGAAATCGAAGCGGATATGCAGCTAAGCGCCCTTGCCGTTCTGGATACCATGGTAGTAGAAGACAGTTACAGCCTGAGCCTCTATGATCCGGAGTGGCACCAAGGTGTGATTGGCATTCTCGCATCCCGTATTAAAGAAAAATTTCACCGCCCGGTCATTACATTCGCACCGGGCAACGATGGCGAAATTAAAGGCTCCGGACGTTCCGTTGCAGGTTTGCATTTGCGGGATGCCCTTGATCTGGTTTCAAAACGCCATCCTGATCTCATAAGAAAATTTGGTGGCCATGCTTTTGCTGCTGGATTAACCATTATGGCGTCCAGCTTTGACATGTTTACTCAGGCATTTGAAAAAGTGGCAAGGGAACTGCTTTCACCAAATGATCTGGAGCGCATTATAGAAACAGACGGAAATCTGCTACCCGACGAGATGACCATGGAACTCGCAACGCTAATAGAGAATCACGTCTGGGGCCAGGGATTCCCTCAACCGACATTTCAGGATGAATTTATCGTTGAGCAGCAGCGACTGGTTGGGGAAAAACATATGAAATTACGCCTCAACAATGGCAAGCGCAGCTTTGAAGCCATCCAGTTTTTCAGGGAAAGCCCGGTCCCTGACAAGATTCAGGCCGCCTTTCAGCTAAGTATCAATGAGTACAATGGCTCACGCACCTTGCAGTTGATGGTGCAACACTGCGAACCAAGCGAATGA
- a CDS encoding amylosucrase, whose protein sequence is MYEQASHALLNEILHKLKPEIGNMRLRHFYTRLGANFYAIHSLFNLLYGNRPDFKQQMLELVETLALRYIERSPNLRKSDLAREQDYNWFLSQKWVGMALYCDRFAGDLKGLRTKLPYLQELGVNMLHIMPILDCPPDHSDGGYAVRDYSKVDPCFGTTEEVEELAATLKKRDMLLVLDIVVNHTSNEHEWATKARKGDKKYQDYYYVFDDREIPDIYEEAMPEIFPATSPGNFTWDEELGKWVMTVFHSYQWDLNYRNPAVLIEMIDIILFWANKGVDILRLDAVAFLWKKMGSACQNEREAHLILQLMKDCCQVTAPGVLFIAEAIVSPSEISKYFGEDAINAKECEIAYNATFMALLWDAVATKNAALLNQGIKNLPNKLERATWLNYVRCHDDIGLGFDDHDVSLAGYDPAQHRRFLIDYFTGRFTGSSAKGLPFGENPKTGDARISGSLASLVGLESALEAQDPEAIDAAIKTIVLLHSMILSFGGIPLLYYGDAIGMLNSLEYLAEPSKREDNRWVHRSHFDWNKSEKRHQAGTVENRIFSAIKKLIALRKETIAFADFDNRQLLKVDNPNLLVFSRTEPQNNRNRVLVAANFNAEAQTLPVGALRAYGFFQLDGMNDLCTGEHIAVENDEIVLLPLSCYWLTE, encoded by the coding sequence ATGTACGAACAAGCTTCACACGCATTATTGAATGAAATTCTGCATAAGCTCAAACCTGAAATCGGGAACATGCGGTTACGGCATTTTTACACCCGGCTCGGTGCAAATTTTTACGCCATTCATTCGCTGTTCAATTTACTGTATGGTAATCGACCTGATTTCAAGCAACAAATGCTCGAACTGGTTGAAACATTGGCACTTCGCTACATTGAAAGATCACCCAATTTGCGCAAATCTGATCTGGCTCGCGAACAGGATTACAACTGGTTTTTAAGCCAGAAATGGGTGGGAATGGCGCTTTACTGTGACCGTTTTGCCGGAGACTTAAAAGGTTTGCGCACAAAGCTTCCATACCTTCAGGAACTGGGGGTGAACATGCTGCATATTATGCCTATTCTTGATTGTCCGCCTGACCATAGCGATGGTGGTTATGCAGTGCGTGATTATAGCAAGGTAGACCCGTGCTTCGGCACAACGGAGGAAGTTGAAGAGCTTGCTGCTACGCTCAAGAAACGCGATATGTTGCTGGTGCTGGATATTGTAGTTAACCATACTTCAAACGAACACGAATGGGCCACAAAAGCCCGTAAAGGCGACAAAAAATATCAGGACTATTACTACGTATTCGATGATCGGGAAATTCCGGACATTTATGAAGAAGCCATGCCTGAAATATTTCCGGCCACTTCACCTGGTAACTTCACTTGGGATGAAGAATTAGGTAAATGGGTGATGACAGTGTTTCATAGCTATCAGTGGGATTTGAACTATCGCAATCCGGCAGTGCTGATAGAAATGATCGATATCATCCTGTTTTGGGCAAACAAGGGTGTAGATATACTTCGTCTGGATGCTGTAGCATTTTTATGGAAAAAAATGGGCAGCGCCTGCCAGAATGAACGTGAAGCTCATCTTATCTTGCAATTAATGAAGGATTGCTGTCAGGTGACAGCGCCGGGCGTGTTATTCATAGCGGAGGCGATTGTTTCGCCAAGCGAAATATCCAAATATTTCGGCGAGGATGCAATCAATGCTAAAGAGTGCGAAATAGCTTACAACGCCACATTTATGGCGTTGCTCTGGGATGCCGTTGCGACAAAGAATGCAGCTTTGCTCAATCAGGGAATCAAAAACCTGCCAAACAAATTGGAACGAGCAACATGGCTTAATTACGTGCGCTGTCACGACGACATCGGTTTGGGCTTTGACGATCACGATGTCAGCCTGGCTGGATATGACCCGGCTCAGCACCGGCGTTTTCTGATTGATTATTTTACGGGGCGATTCACAGGTTCATCTGCCAAAGGCCTGCCGTTTGGCGAAAATCCCAAGACCGGCGATGCACGTATTTCCGGTTCTCTCGCTTCATTGGTAGGGTTAGAGTCTGCACTGGAAGCGCAAGATCCAGAAGCCATCGATGCAGCAATCAAGACTATCGTGTTGTTGCATAGCATGATTCTCTCATTTGGCGGTATACCCTTACTCTATTATGGAGACGCAATTGGCATGCTCAATAGTCTGGAATATCTCGCAGAACCCTCTAAGCGAGAAGACAATCGGTGGGTGCATCGCTCACATTTTGACTGGAACAAATCAGAAAAACGCCACCAGGCTGGCACGGTGGAGAATCGGATATTCAGTGCAATTAAAAAATTGATCGCATTACGTAAAGAAACCATAGCGTTTGCGGATTTTGACAATCGCCAATTGTTGAAAGTCGACAATCCGAATTTACTGGTTTTTTCCCGGACTGAACCGCAAAACAATCGCAATAGAGTGTTAGTTGCTGCGAACTTTAATGCTGAAGCGCAAACGCTCCCTGTCGGGGCTTTAAGAGCCTATGGTTTCTTTCAACTCGATGGCATGAACGACCTCTGCACAGGAGAGCATATTGCAGTTGAAAATGATGAAATTGTTCTACTGCCATTGTCTTGTTATTGGCTCACCGAGTAA
- a CDS encoding S-(hydroxymethyl)glutathione dehydrogenase/class III alcohol dehydrogenase produces the protein MKTKAAISWKAGTLLTIETVDLQGPQEGEVLVELKATGICHTDYYTHSGVDPEGIFPSILGHEGAGIVVDVGKNVRSLKKGDHVIPLYTPECRECKFCLSQKTNLCQAIRSTQGKGLMPDATSRFSIDGRPIYHYMGTSTFSNYTVVPEIALAKIREDAPFDKVCYIGCGVTTGLGAVIFTAKVEAGANVVVFGLGGIGLNVIQGAKMVGAGKIIGVDINPNRQELARKFGMTHFINPHEVENVVDRIIELTDGGADYSFECIGNVKVMRQALECTHKGWGQSIIIGVAAAGEEISTRPFQLVTGRVWKGSAFGGARGRTDVPKIVDWYMEGRINIDDMITHRLSLEQINEGFDLMKSGESIRSVVIY, from the coding sequence ATGAAAACAAAAGCAGCTATATCCTGGAAAGCAGGCACCCTACTCACTATTGAAACAGTAGATCTGCAAGGCCCGCAGGAAGGTGAGGTGCTGGTTGAGCTGAAAGCAACGGGAATTTGCCATACCGATTATTACACCCATTCAGGCGTTGATCCGGAAGGGATTTTTCCCTCAATTCTAGGGCACGAAGGGGCGGGGATTGTAGTGGATGTAGGAAAAAATGTGCGCTCCTTAAAAAAGGGTGATCATGTGATTCCCTTGTACACGCCTGAGTGCAGGGAGTGCAAATTCTGTCTTTCACAAAAGACGAATCTTTGTCAGGCAATCAGATCGACTCAGGGTAAAGGGCTGATGCCGGATGCCACATCTCGTTTCTCCATTGATGGTCGTCCCATATATCATTACATGGGCACATCTACTTTTTCCAATTACACCGTAGTGCCGGAAATAGCATTGGCAAAAATCCGCGAAGATGCTCCCTTTGACAAGGTTTGTTATATTGGCTGTGGCGTAACTACAGGTTTAGGTGCGGTCATTTTTACGGCTAAGGTTGAGGCTGGCGCGAACGTTGTAGTGTTTGGTTTAGGCGGTATTGGACTCAATGTTATCCAGGGTGCAAAAATGGTGGGTGCGGGAAAGATAATCGGTGTTGATATCAATCCTAACCGGCAAGAATTGGCACGTAAATTTGGCATGACGCATTTTATTAATCCCCATGAAGTCGAAAACGTCGTTGATCGAATTATCGAATTGACTGATGGAGGTGCTGATTACAGTTTTGAATGTATCGGTAATGTGAAGGTCATGCGCCAGGCGCTCGAGTGCACACATAAGGGCTGGGGGCAGTCGATTATTATCGGCGTTGCAGCTGCAGGGGAGGAGATTAGTACTCGCCCTTTTCAGTTAGTCACTGGGCGTGTTTGGAAGGGTTCGGCTTTTGGTGGTGCGCGCGGACGCACAGACGTTCCGAAAATTGTGGATTGGTACATGGAAGGCAGAATCAATATTGACGACATGATTACTCACCGATTAAGTCTTGAGCAAATCAATGAAGGCTTCGATTTGATGAAAAGTGGCGAGTCAATTCGCTCTGTCGTTATTTACTAG
- the fghA gene encoding S-formylglutathione hydrolase: MLECISEHACFGGVQGFYRHASTEIGLPMRFAVYQPPQAKERKVPVLFFLAGLTCTEETFMIKSGAQRYAAHHGLMLVAPDTSPRDTGIPGEADSWDIGTGAGFYVDAMQSPWSAHFRMESYVVHELRALILQSFPARSDRLGIFGHSMGGHGALVLALRNPEIYASVSAFAPIASPVNCPWGQKAFSTYLGADEASWRQYDASELIKQSIIPYPQGILVDQGLSDKFLEEQLRPHDLESACQTAQQPLTLRRHAGYDHSYYFISTFMEDHIAFHHQNLNK; this comes from the coding sequence ATGCTGGAATGTATCAGTGAGCACGCCTGTTTTGGTGGCGTACAAGGTTTTTATCGGCATGCGTCTACCGAAATTGGTCTACCAATGCGGTTCGCTGTCTATCAGCCGCCACAAGCCAAAGAAAGGAAGGTTCCCGTTCTGTTTTTTCTTGCGGGGTTAACCTGTACCGAAGAAACTTTCATGATCAAATCTGGCGCACAGCGTTATGCCGCGCACCACGGATTAATGCTGGTTGCACCTGATACCAGTCCTCGCGATACGGGCATTCCGGGTGAGGCCGATAGTTGGGATATTGGCACCGGGGCAGGGTTTTATGTTGATGCAATGCAATCGCCATGGTCTGCGCATTTCAGAATGGAATCGTATGTGGTGCATGAACTTCGAGCATTAATATTACAATCTTTTCCAGCTCGTTCAGATCGGTTAGGTATATTTGGCCACTCGATGGGTGGACATGGGGCATTAGTGCTGGCCCTTCGCAATCCTGAAATCTATGCTTCGGTGTCTGCTTTTGCACCCATTGCTTCACCTGTAAATTGTCCTTGGGGGCAAAAGGCATTTTCAACCTATTTGGGCGCCGATGAAGCTAGCTGGCGGCAATATGACGCCAGTGAATTGATAAAACAATCAATTATACCCTATCCGCAAGGTATATTGGTAGATCAGGGGCTGAGCGATAAGTTTCTTGAAGAACAATTGCGACCACATGATCTGGAATCTGCATGCCAAACAGCTCAACAGCCGCTTACGCTTCGACGACATGCTGGATATGACCATAGTTACTATTTTATTTCCACTTTCATGGAAGACCATATTGCTTTTCACCATCAGAATTTGAATAAGTAA